The proteins below are encoded in one region of Candidatus Methanoperedens sp.:
- a CDS encoding GDP-mannose 4,6-dehydratase: MKILITGGAGFVGSHAAEYFARKGNEVVCYDNLSRGELLRKDSIDTAYNWNYLKNIKNVKLIKGDIRDLEELKEAAKSADAIIHTAAQTAVTTSVVDPKTDFEVNALGTFNVMEAARTSDVEAVVYCSTNKVYGDNVNAIKVMEKEKRYVFEDKFKNGISESFAIDRCEHTPYGCSKLTGDIYCQDYGHLYGLNSGVFRMSCIYGTRQFGVEDQGWVAWFAISTIFRKPITIYGDGKQVRDVLYVEDLVKAYDAFLNLNSSAVLNIGGGQENTISLLELLDLLEELTGHRSKINFADWRPSDQKVYVSDISKAREVLKWAPEVGHREGIKRLLGWVEDVKKGG; the protein is encoded by the coding sequence ATGAAAATACTAATAACAGGTGGAGCAGGTTTTGTTGGCAGCCATGCTGCAGAATATTTTGCAAGAAAAGGAAATGAGGTTGTGTGCTATGATAACCTTTCTAGGGGAGAACTTCTTAGAAAGGATTCTATCGATACCGCATATAACTGGAATTACTTAAAGAATATTAAAAATGTGAAATTAATCAAAGGAGACATTAGAGACTTAGAAGAACTAAAAGAAGCTGCAAAGAGTGCGGATGCGATCATACATACTGCTGCGCAGACTGCAGTTACTACATCGGTAGTTGATCCGAAAACGGATTTTGAGGTAAATGCTCTAGGCACATTTAATGTAATGGAGGCTGCAAGGACTTCTGATGTTGAGGCAGTTGTATATTGTTCTACGAACAAGGTATATGGCGACAATGTAAATGCGATTAAAGTAATGGAAAAAGAAAAACGGTATGTATTTGAGGATAAATTTAAGAATGGGATTTCAGAGTCTTTTGCGATAGATCGGTGTGAACATACACCATATGGTTGCTCAAAGTTAACTGGTGATATTTACTGTCAAGATTATGGGCATCTTTATGGGCTTAATTCAGGCGTCTTCAGAATGAGCTGTATTTATGGCACAAGGCAGTTTGGCGTCGAAGATCAAGGCTGGGTTGCGTGGTTCGCAATTTCAACAATATTTCGGAAACCTATCACGATTTATGGAGATGGAAAGCAGGTGAGGGATGTGCTTTACGTGGAAGATCTAGTAAAAGCATATGATGCCTTCTTGAATCTAAACAGCAGCGCAGTTTTGAATATTGGTGGTGGACAAGAGAATACTATATCGTTACTGGAGCTTCTGGATCTTCTAGAGGAATTGACCGGCCATCGCTCGAAAATAAATTTTGCGGACTGGCGCCCCAGTGATCAGAAGGTTTACGTTTCGGATATTTCGAAGGCTAGAGAAGTGCTGAAATGGGCGCCAGAGGTGGGGCATAGGGAGGGAATTAAGCGGCTTTTGGGATGGGTAGAAGATGTCAAGAAAGGAGGCTAA
- a CDS encoding radical SAM protein: MMKISISYPPIESPKGTPLLAQNRQFQWFNNPTYIYPMVPAYAATLLKGSGYQVIWDDGIAENKTYEKWRNDILMQEPDVIAIETKTPVVKRHWNIIDDIKRKSPDTRIVLAGDHATALPQESMENCEADFILTGGDYDFLLLNLADHLAKGVKLEPGIWYRKDGTIKNSGLFKLDHDLNELPFIDRDLTKWKLYSEKNGNYKRTPGTYTMVGRDCWHAKCTFCSWTTTYPSFRARTPEKLLDEIGMLIEKYKVKEIMDDTGTFPVGNWLHDFCTGMIERGYNKKINIHCNMRVNALMQEEYDLMANAGFRFILYGVESANQGTLDRINKGTKVEDIPNACMMAKKAGLDPHLTVMLGYPWETKTDALQTVKLAQEIFKKGWADTLQATIVIPYPGTPLYRECKENGWLVTEDWDRFDMREAVMKCPITEQEIKELTQELYKVFITPGYILRRLLSIRNIDDLKFIKRGVSAVTGHLTDFSNKEKCDS; the protein is encoded by the coding sequence ATGATGAAAATTTCAATATCATATCCTCCGATTGAAAGCCCAAAGGGTACCCCATTGCTGGCCCAAAACAGGCAGTTCCAATGGTTTAATAATCCTACTTATATCTACCCCATGGTTCCTGCTTATGCTGCTACTCTATTGAAAGGAAGCGGCTATCAGGTCATCTGGGACGACGGGATCGCGGAAAATAAGACTTATGAGAAGTGGCGCAATGATATTCTAATGCAAGAACCGGATGTAATCGCCATAGAGACAAAAACTCCAGTGGTCAAAAGACATTGGAATATTATCGATGATATAAAGCGCAAGAGTCCTGATACAAGGATTGTTCTCGCAGGAGATCATGCGACTGCGCTCCCGCAAGAATCTATGGAGAACTGTGAGGCCGATTTCATACTCACAGGGGGGGATTATGATTTCCTCCTGCTAAATCTTGCAGATCATCTAGCAAAAGGTGTGAAGTTAGAACCAGGGATATGGTACAGGAAAGATGGAACCATAAAGAATTCAGGATTATTCAAGCTTGACCATGATCTGAATGAACTGCCCTTCATTGACCGTGATCTGACAAAATGGAAGCTCTACAGCGAAAAAAATGGCAATTATAAAAGGACACCAGGCACCTATACCATGGTCGGAAGAGACTGCTGGCATGCAAAATGCACTTTCTGCTCATGGACTACTACTTATCCATCCTTCAGGGCAAGAACTCCGGAAAAACTGCTTGATGAAATAGGTATGCTTATTGAGAAATATAAAGTGAAGGAGATAATGGATGATACAGGTACTTTTCCAGTGGGTAATTGGCTTCATGATTTCTGCACTGGCATGATAGAGAGAGGATATAATAAAAAAATAAATATCCACTGTAACATGCGCGTGAATGCCCTCATGCAGGAAGAATATGACCTGATGGCAAATGCTGGATTCAGGTTCATACTCTACGGTGTTGAGTCTGCGAACCAGGGTACGCTTGACAGAATTAATAAAGGTACAAAAGTGGAAGATATTCCAAATGCATGCATGATGGCTAAAAAGGCAGGGCTTGACCCGCATTTAACAGTGATGCTCGGGTATCCATGGGAGACGAAAACAGATGCTCTGCAGACTGTTAAACTTGCCCAGGAGATTTTCAAAAAAGGATGGGCCGATACGCTTCAGGCAACCATCGTTATCCCCTATCCAGGAACTCCTCTTTACAGGGAATGCAAGGAAAATGGCTGGCTTGTAACCGAAGACTGGGATAGATTCGATATGCGTGAGGCAGTTATGAAGTGTCCGATAACCGAACAGGAGATTAAAGAGTTAACACAGGAACTATACAAGGTATTTATCACACCTGGTTACATCCTGCGAAGATTGCTGTCCATCAGGAATATAGATGACCTGAAATTTATAAAAAGGGGCGTGAGTGCAGTCACAGGACATCTGACTGATTTCTCGAATAAGGAAAAGTGTGATTCTTAA
- a CDS encoding glycosyltransferase: protein MKNDKLSVIIPAYNEEGHILKTIMHVKDLFTELGVDHEIIVVDDGSTDNTYEEATSKRFDNVNVVQVKHNMGKGNAIRYGLKFATRDLVTFLDADMELDPKQISILLEYMKKYHADIVVGSKRHPLSTIEYYPLIRKFLSKMYNIILRLLLQLEIRDTQAGFKLMRREVLQKVFPLMRVKRYAFDVELLAYARRFGYKIVEAPIILKFTRKGWGRINIKVITNIFLDTVAVAGRFGFLQYYSRIIRDSTIMLMVSISGIYLYKQFIDPFLLPGIESRSLIALFALSFVIVILTLPYESLARKFEK from the coding sequence ATGAAAAATGATAAGCTGTCGGTAATTATTCCGGCTTACAACGAAGAAGGACACATTCTTAAAACAATAATGCATGTGAAAGATCTCTTCACAGAGCTCGGAGTGGATCATGAAATAATAGTTGTAGATGATGGATCCACTGACAATACTTATGAGGAAGCCACTTCAAAAAGATTTGACAATGTCAATGTCGTGCAAGTTAAGCACAACATGGGCAAAGGAAATGCCATAAGATACGGATTGAAATTTGCAACAAGAGACCTCGTCACTTTTCTTGATGCAGACATGGAACTTGATCCAAAGCAGATAAGCATTCTATTAGAGTACATGAAAAAATACCATGCAGATATCGTTGTGGGAAGTAAGAGACATCCCCTCTCCACCATAGAATACTATCCACTTATTAGAAAATTCTTAAGTAAGATGTACAATATCATACTCCGATTGCTTCTGCAATTGGAAATCCGGGATACTCAGGCTGGCTTCAAATTAATGAGGAGGGAAGTCCTGCAAAAGGTCTTTCCGCTGATGCGCGTGAAGAGGTACGCCTTTGATGTGGAGTTATTGGCGTATGCCAGGCGTTTCGGTTATAAGATCGTGGAAGCGCCCATAATTTTGAAATTCACAAGAAAGGGGTGGGGAAGGATAAATATTAAGGTTATCACCAACATCTTTCTCGATACAGTTGCAGTAGCAGGCCGATTCGGTTTCTTGCAGTACTATTCAAGGATTATTCGAGACTCAACTATCATGCTCATGGTTTCAATATCCGGGATATACCTTTACAAACAGTTTATTGATCCCTTCTTATTACCAGGAATTGAATCAAGAAGTTTGATTGCCCTATTCGCTTTGAGTTTTGTAATAGTTATTTTAACCTTACCTTACGAATCCCTTGCAAGAAAATTCGAGAAATGA
- the mfnA gene encoding tyrosine decarboxylase MfnA, which produces MDQKGLPQKEVLSFLDSARQKDTSYDRVLSSMCTRPHQIAVEAHMRFIESNLGDFGLFPGTKELEEKVISIMGSLLGDPNACGYITTGGTESNIQALRAIRNLAKKSHPNVVIPSSAHFSFDKIADLLGIELRKAGLDGEFKVDVNRAESLIDEKTIALVGIAGSTEFGQIDPVDELSDLALSHDIFLHVDAAFGGFVIPFLDKKYDFDFSVGGVTSMTADPHKMGMSTIPAGGLLFKEDACLLPLEIDTPYLTIRAQHSLTGTRSGAAVAAAYAVMTYLGREGYSKIVGRCMKMTRRLVEGVEEFGIKPLIDPVMNIVALDVPNLEEVRKDMRAKGWYTSITRSPKAMRLIMMPHLREDTLEMFITDLGACVNKVT; this is translated from the coding sequence ATGGACCAAAAAGGGCTCCCGCAGAAAGAAGTGCTTTCCTTCCTGGATTCGGCAAGGCAAAAGGACACTTCATATGACAGGGTTCTGAGCTCTATGTGCACACGACCTCATCAAATAGCTGTAGAAGCCCATATGCGATTCATAGAATCAAATCTTGGCGACTTTGGCTTATTCCCAGGAACAAAAGAGCTTGAAGAAAAAGTGATCAGCATCATGGGAAGCCTGCTTGGCGATCCTAATGCTTGCGGTTATATAACAACAGGCGGTACCGAATCCAACATTCAGGCGCTAAGAGCGATCAGGAACCTCGCGAAAAAAAGCCATCCGAATGTGGTTATTCCTTCTTCAGCCCATTTCTCATTCGACAAAATAGCTGACCTTCTTGGTATTGAGTTAAGAAAAGCCGGATTGGATGGGGAATTCAAGGTCGATGTCAATCGTGCGGAGAGCCTCATCGATGAGAAAACAATAGCGCTCGTTGGTATTGCAGGTTCGACCGAGTTCGGGCAAATCGACCCGGTTGATGAACTTTCAGACCTCGCTTTATCTCATGATATTTTCCTTCATGTGGATGCCGCATTCGGTGGATTTGTAATACCTTTTCTTGATAAAAAATACGATTTCGATTTTTCAGTGGGGGGTGTGACCTCGATGACCGCCGACCCACACAAGATGGGTATGTCAACAATACCAGCAGGAGGCCTTCTCTTCAAAGAAGATGCGTGCCTTCTGCCTCTTGAAATAGATACACCTTACCTCACCATAAGGGCGCAACACTCACTCACTGGAACGAGAAGCGGTGCAGCAGTGGCGGCAGCTTATGCTGTGATGACGTACCTTGGCAGGGAGGGTTATAGCAAGATCGTGGGGAGATGCATGAAAATGACCCGGAGGCTCGTCGAAGGAGTTGAAGAATTTGGGATCAAGCCTCTCATCGATCCTGTAATGAATATAGTAGCTCTGGATGTGCCTAATCTGGAAGAGGTCAGAAAAGATATGAGGGCAAAAGGCTGGTATACTTCGATAACAAGATCTCCGAAAGCAATGAGGTTGATAATGATGCCCCACCTGCGCGAAGACACCCTTGAAATGTTCATTACAGATCTTGGGGCATGTGTTAATAAGGTCACATAG
- a CDS encoding DUF5658 family protein, with the protein MSNRIIDDGQSENQSNYLKYVLLFGIVFTALQVSDLTLTQHSLKNPNIRELNPLYDQDWFVPFKLTMVFLIMGTMYRQPGRNQGIAKKAMSGIIIMYLFINLNNLYFVLSV; encoded by the coding sequence ATGTCCAACAGGATCATAGATGACGGCCAGAGCGAAAACCAATCAAATTATCTGAAATATGTCCTTTTATTCGGGATTGTATTCACTGCCCTTCAGGTATCTGACCTGACCCTGACCCAGCACAGCCTTAAAAATCCAAATATAAGAGAGCTAAATCCCCTGTATGACCAGGACTGGTTCGTTCCTTTCAAACTAACCATGGTTTTCCTAATAATGGGTACGATGTACAGACAGCCGGGCAGGAACCAGGGAATAGCTAAGAAAGCAATGTCAGGAATTATTATTATGTACCTGTTTATTAACCTGAACAACCTGTATTTCGTACTATCAGTGTAG
- a CDS encoding glycosyltransferase yields the protein MNIEISIIIPCNDVDALTLECIHECMELDYENFEIIVLPDNGSNSIDDVKIISTGGVSPGRKRNIGLKNSTGEFLAFIDSDAYPRKDWLINAVKYFACPDIAAVGGPGVTPPRDTILQKAGGYVLSSFMVGGLADRYNTGKSRESDDIHSCNFIARRSVLEEIAGWDEKYWPGEDTLICLGIKKLGKKMIESPEVIVFHHRRPLFAKHLAQVSRFGLHRGFFAKKFPETSLRVNYFIPSMFVLFLIFGIAFPLMNNSIFLAYISILFLYLFATFAVSLMATAYGKDLRYLPLVFTGTIATHIAYGVYFIRGLTVGELER from the coding sequence ATGAATATTGAAATTTCCATAATAATCCCTTGTAACGATGTAGATGCCCTCACCTTAGAGTGTATCCACGAATGTATGGAGCTCGATTATGAAAACTTTGAAATAATCGTCTTACCAGACAACGGTTCGAATTCAATTGACGATGTAAAAATAATTTCAACGGGTGGAGTTTCCCCTGGCCGAAAGAGAAATATCGGACTCAAAAACTCAACTGGCGAATTTCTGGCTTTTATCGATTCCGATGCGTATCCGAGAAAGGACTGGCTCATTAATGCAGTTAAATATTTCGCTTGCCCCGATATCGCAGCGGTGGGAGGCCCGGGAGTGACGCCACCGAGGGATACTATTCTACAGAAGGCAGGGGGATATGTTCTTTCTTCTTTCATGGTAGGTGGCCTTGCTGACAGGTACAATACCGGGAAATCCCGCGAATCCGACGATATTCATTCATGTAATTTCATTGCCAGGAGATCAGTTCTCGAAGAGATTGCCGGATGGGATGAGAAATACTGGCCTGGGGAGGATACGTTGATATGTCTTGGAATAAAGAAGCTCGGGAAAAAGATGATCGAATCCCCTGAGGTAATCGTCTTCCATCATCGAAGACCATTATTTGCGAAGCATCTGGCGCAGGTATCCAGGTTCGGCCTCCATCGAGGCTTTTTTGCGAAAAAATTCCCTGAAACGTCCCTCCGTGTGAACTATTTCATCCCTTCAATGTTTGTCCTTTTCTTAATATTTGGCATTGCTTTCCCGTTAATGAATAATTCCATTTTTCTTGCCTATATTTCTATACTGTTTTTATACCTGTTTGCAACGTTTGCAGTTTCTTTAATGGCAACTGCTTATGGAAAAGATCTGCGATATTTACCTCTGGTATTTACAGGAACAATTGCAACACACATTGCATATGGTGTATATTTTATTCGCGGCCTGACAGTTGGGGAACTGGAGAGATAA
- a CDS encoding DUF116 domain-containing protein yields the protein MQLEITQLFSIIGEAVVYFVIFLLAIAVLGSLLIFYSFKTEKFIFPGFMLFSITILETLVKALFRLVGADDSIVDDVGIALKNKISLKKFRNTPINRRMIFLPQCLRAIDCPSKLSPEGMKCIDCGNCEVGKAKKCAEDLGYRVFIVPGSSFIKRLVRKHKPFAVLGVGCMTEVKAGIEMCEKMKLFGVGLVLDKAGCVSTVLDWDRFYEFIEFDDTAISS from the coding sequence ATGCAACTTGAAATAACTCAATTGTTCTCGATAATAGGTGAAGCTGTCGTATATTTCGTAATTTTTCTGTTAGCGATTGCAGTGCTGGGTTCGCTGCTTATTTTCTATTCCTTCAAGACAGAGAAGTTCATTTTCCCGGGTTTCATGCTTTTCTCTATCACCATACTTGAAACCCTTGTCAAAGCCCTGTTCCGCCTCGTAGGTGCGGATGATTCCATCGTGGATGATGTAGGCATCGCCCTCAAGAACAAGATATCCCTTAAGAAATTCAGGAATACTCCGATCAACAGGAGGATGATATTCCTGCCCCAGTGCCTGAGAGCCATAGACTGCCCCTCAAAATTGAGCCCCGAAGGAATGAAATGCATTGACTGCGGGAACTGCGAGGTCGGGAAAGCAAAGAAATGCGCCGAGGACCTGGGTTACAGGGTGTTCATCGTTCCGGGTTCAAGCTTCATAAAAAGGCTTGTGCGGAAACACAAACCATTCGCAGTACTTGGCGTGGGATGCATGACCGAAGTCAAAGCCGGGATTGAGATGTGCGAAAAAATGAAACTCTTTGGGGTAGGTCTCGTTCTTGATAAAGCCGGGTGCGTTTCCACAGTGCTTGACTGGGATAGATTCTATGAGTTCATAGAATTTGATGACACGGCAATTTCTTCCTAA
- a CDS encoding glycosyltransferase family 2 protein, protein MQKSPSISIVIPTYNSARTISLCLDSIMIQVYAGETEIIIADGGSTDSTLEIAQKYTDKIYTNPLKTGEAGKAAGVKHTKNEIIALIDSDNILPSRDWLSRMTEPFQDREIAGTEPLYYTYRKEDGYITRYCAMLGMNDPLCLFLGNYDRMCMVTNKWTEMPVIQEDKGNYIKIELDDKKLPTIGANGFLVRREALMDCSRGDYLFDIDIVYELITQKKNKFAKVKVGIVHLFSGDVFTFIKKQRRRIKDYAYYKKLKLRKYPWGSLGKLKLLKFIIYTITILPLVSQVSRGYWQKQDRAWWFHILACWITMGVYAWGLIKNTIHVEEENRSGWVQR, encoded by the coding sequence ATGCAAAAATCACCCTCTATAAGCATCGTTATTCCGACATATAACTCAGCAAGGACCATTTCTCTATGCCTTGACAGCATTATGATTCAAGTATATGCAGGTGAAACTGAGATCATCATTGCAGACGGCGGCTCTACTGACAGCACACTTGAAATAGCTCAAAAATACACTGATAAGATCTATACAAATCCTCTTAAAACAGGTGAAGCTGGCAAAGCCGCGGGTGTGAAACATACCAAAAATGAGATCATCGCTCTCATAGATTCGGACAATATCCTTCCTTCAAGGGACTGGCTTTCCCGTATGACTGAACCGTTCCAGGACAGGGAGATCGCAGGGACTGAGCCGCTTTATTACACGTATCGAAAGGAGGATGGGTATATTACGCGATACTGCGCCATGCTCGGGATGAACGACCCGCTGTGCTTATTCCTGGGAAATTATGACAGGATGTGCATGGTAACCAATAAATGGACTGAGATGCCAGTGATCCAGGAAGATAAGGGGAATTATATTAAGATCGAACTTGATGATAAGAAGCTGCCAACCATAGGCGCGAACGGGTTCCTTGTGAGGCGGGAGGCGCTAATGGATTGTTCCAGGGGTGATTACCTGTTTGATATCGATATTGTTTATGAACTGATCACGCAGAAAAAGAATAAGTTTGCGAAAGTCAAGGTGGGGATTGTGCATCTTTTTTCAGGGGATGTTTTTACTTTCATTAAGAAGCAAAGGCGAAGGATTAAGGACTACGCATATTATAAAAAGCTGAAGCTTAGGAAGTATCCATGGGGAAGTCTTGGCAAACTGAAACTGTTGAAATTCATTATTTATACGATAACTATTCTTCCGCTGGTTTCTCAAGTTTCGAGAGGTTACTGGCAGAAGCAGGACAGAGCGTGGTGGTTTCATATTCTGGCGTGCTGGATAACCATGGGCGTGTACGCATGGGGCCTGATAAAGAATACTATACATGTAGAAGAAGAGAATAGGAGTGGATGGGTACAGAGGTAA
- a CDS encoding glycosyltransferase codes for MLFDKKYAIITHHLFTGAGQDLYRFLKKNNTRYVLLVQHSFSSLPDRKTTFTEFNKNKENIIECLDYKLFPDTIIYIKDFFYSFFGIFFNKNKFDLIVGCGGFNALSALSLKWAGKCEKVVFYTIDYAPIRFNNKFLNKIYHSIDKICVRYCDQTWNLSPRMAEGRGKYNNMPTEKYNKQKVVPIGVWLEDLPQINKKYGRKTLIFVGHLLEKQGVQLVLKAIPEITNKIRDFNFIIIGNGEYETELKKLAYHLEIDKYVEFRGPIYDSKELNKILGKSHIAVAMYDNGKASFTYYADPTKLKTYFAMGLPVLLTDIPYNAHEIERCHCGKIIRNNVESIKSAIIELIENEDILKEYSINATKYIKQFDYNEIFMRNLNDV; via the coding sequence ATGTTATTTGATAAAAAGTATGCTATTATAACCCATCATCTCTTCACCGGCGCTGGTCAAGATCTTTACAGATTTTTGAAGAAAAACAATACTCGGTACGTGTTACTGGTACAACATAGTTTTTCTTCTTTGCCGGATAGAAAGACAACTTTCACTGAATTTAATAAGAACAAAGAGAATATTATCGAATGCTTAGATTACAAATTATTTCCAGACACTATCATATACATTAAAGATTTCTTCTATTCTTTTTTTGGAATTTTTTTCAATAAAAACAAATTCGATCTAATTGTAGGATGTGGAGGCTTTAATGCTTTGAGTGCGTTGTCACTTAAATGGGCTGGTAAATGTGAAAAAGTTGTTTTTTACACCATAGACTATGCACCTATCAGATTTAATAATAAATTTTTGAATAAAATATATCATTCTATAGACAAAATATGTGTAAGATATTGTGATCAGACATGGAATCTATCCCCAAGAATGGCTGAAGGTAGGGGAAAATACAACAATATGCCAACTGAAAAATATAATAAACAGAAAGTTGTTCCGATAGGAGTTTGGCTAGAAGATCTGCCACAAATAAATAAAAAGTATGGAAGAAAAACATTGATTTTTGTCGGGCATTTACTGGAAAAACAAGGAGTTCAACTAGTTTTAAAGGCTATACCTGAAATAACCAACAAAATTAGAGACTTTAATTTTATTATAATTGGAAATGGCGAATATGAGACGGAATTAAAAAAATTGGCATATCATTTGGAGATTGATAAATATGTTGAATTCAGGGGACCGATATACGATTCCAAAGAATTAAATAAAATATTAGGAAAATCACATATCGCTGTTGCTATGTATGATAATGGAAAAGCCTCCTTTACATACTATGCCGATCCCACGAAGTTAAAGACATATTTTGCGATGGGATTGCCTGTTCTATTAACTGACATACCTTATAATGCCCATGAAATTGAGCGATGCCATTGTGGGAAAATAATTAGAAATAATGTGGAAAGTATAAAAAGCGCAATAATAGAATTGATAGAAAATGAAGACATTCTAAAAGAATATTCTATAAATGCAACCAAATACATAAAACAATTTGATTATAACGAAATTTTCATGCGAAATTTAAATGACGTTTAA
- a CDS encoding PGF-pre-PGF domain-containing protein: MVDGKKRKGSLIASTVITMIIVTMLIFSGPIAQALLVTLNADKTSVQIGEAAENKITFTTWVNLSRPDNTVPIQRVFLNLSGNSPRSFSFDLNGNDIRGTAFPSEITIASPGGDPWGGGNFGTGYGYDFNTGVGYNFGYGYGYGDGTNPLNRSFIITLNTSMMFDGSYTSKTNVYAAGSSLAQGFTSTPFSFTLTPRMINTTVGSFPANTTQDSGIIPSPIGNIQYIVTSNSTTIPVMINVTVSVQAPSGSTDITSFTSGAIPNIYFNISVSNPAWFANISNIQFRGYYNASNIPSTVAESTLRPYRFATNWQRLDCGAGEICAPTIGLTDGAILYAAGVNTTGDYVWANLSRLSTFGIAGTVSVSAPSGGSSGGTGGGGGVVSGEPFANIVKSETHDMDLVSNAPVKYTFTTPEIGIYQVVVTNKESENGISLRAEILKGTSKLVAANPPGTVYKNVNLWIGTQRVNSVLIRFKVDNTWLTNNNVAAGDVKLLKWDGSQWTQLDTAQTTADSASTSYEAKSSTLSIFAISSTKGVAVPGGTAAGATPTAATPGATTPAASPTATATKAPGFEMVTSLAALTVLITVFLRDRKRR; the protein is encoded by the coding sequence ATGGTGGATGGAAAAAAAAGAAAAGGATCTTTGATAGCAAGTACAGTTATCACAATGATCATTGTAACGATGTTGATTTTTTCGGGACCGATCGCGCAGGCGTTACTGGTCACGTTGAATGCCGATAAGACCTCGGTACAGATCGGAGAGGCGGCGGAGAACAAGATCACGTTCACAACATGGGTGAATTTATCGAGACCAGATAATACAGTCCCGATACAGCGCGTTTTCCTGAATTTATCTGGCAATTCCCCAAGATCTTTTTCATTCGATCTGAATGGAAATGACATCCGTGGTACTGCTTTCCCAAGCGAAATAACCATAGCTTCTCCAGGAGGGGACCCCTGGGGGGGAGGTAATTTTGGAACAGGGTATGGATATGATTTTAATACCGGGGTGGGATATAATTTCGGCTATGGATATGGATACGGTGACGGGACAAATCCGCTGAATAGATCATTCATTATTACCCTTAATACATCAATGATGTTTGACGGAAGTTATACATCAAAGACCAATGTATATGCTGCGGGCAGCAGCTTGGCGCAAGGATTTACATCGACACCATTCAGTTTCACCCTCACACCGAGGATGATAAATACGACCGTTGGGTCATTCCCGGCAAATACAACACAGGACTCAGGAATTATCCCTTCCCCGATCGGGAATATCCAGTACATAGTGACAAGCAATAGTACGACGATCCCTGTGATGATCAACGTGACCGTGTCGGTTCAAGCCCCATCGGGGTCAACAGACATCACTTCGTTCACTTCCGGTGCTATTCCTAACATTTACTTCAATATCTCGGTGAGCAACCCTGCCTGGTTCGCGAACATTTCCAATATCCAGTTCAGGGGATATTATAATGCGTCAAATATCCCATCAACTGTGGCGGAGAGCACGCTTCGGCCATACAGGTTCGCAACAAATTGGCAGAGGCTGGATTGCGGTGCGGGCGAAATATGCGCTCCAACAATCGGGCTCACTGACGGTGCGATCCTCTATGCAGCCGGTGTGAATACAACAGGTGATTACGTCTGGGCGAACCTCAGCAGATTGTCAACCTTCGGTATCGCAGGTACAGTATCAGTATCAGCACCATCAGGCGGCAGCAGTGGCGGAACCGGAGGCGGGGGCGGTGTAGTTTCAGGCGAGCCTTTTGCCAACATAGTAAAGTCAGAAACACATGACATGGATCTGGTTTCCAACGCTCCGGTTAAATACACATTCACAACCCCCGAGATCGGTATATATCAGGTAGTTGTCACGAATAAGGAGAGTGAAAACGGTATTTCCCTGAGAGCAGAAATTCTCAAAGGCACATCGAAACTTGTGGCAGCCAACCCGCCAGGAACCGTATATAAGAATGTTAACCTGTGGATCGGTACACAGCGTGTAAATAGTGTTCTCATCAGGTTCAAGGTCGACAACACATGGCTTACCAATAACAATGTGGCAGCCGGTGATGTCAAGCTGCTCAAGTGGGATGGAAGCCAGTGGACACAGCTTGATACTGCACAGACGACCGCGGATAGCGCGAGTACCTCCTACGAGGCAAAGTCCAGCACCTTGTCGATATTCGCGATAAGCAGTACAAAGGGAGTCGCAGTGCCAGGCGGAACTGCAGCAGGTGCAACGCCAACAGCAGCAACACCAGGTGCGACAACGCCAGCAGCTTCTCCTACCGCGACTGCCACGAAGGCACCAGGATTTGAAATGGTAACCAGCCTGGCCGCATTAACAGTGCTGATTACCGTCTTCCTGAGAGATAGAAAGAGAAGATGA